One genomic region from Terasakiella sp. SH-1 encodes:
- a CDS encoding inositol monophosphatase family protein: protein MAVRSANINVMAKAVEAAGRGLVRDFGELENLQVSKKGPADFVSTADTRTEKILIKELTKARPEIGFLLEEGGEIKGEDETKRWIIDPLDGTTNFLHGIPHFAISIALEERGEIIAGMVYNPITDENFWAEKGQGAFLNGRRLRVAGRRNMEDAVYATGIPFRGRGDHGRFLNELEAIMKVSAGVRRFGAASLDLAFVAAGRYDGFWETGLAAWDIAAGILLVKEAGGFVSEFDARQKMLQSGDVVCGNEFQHNLLLKVFRDARKRA from the coding sequence ATGGCTGTTCGTTCTGCCAATATCAATGTGATGGCGAAAGCTGTTGAAGCTGCTGGTCGCGGTCTGGTTCGCGATTTCGGTGAATTGGAAAACCTCCAGGTTTCTAAAAAAGGTCCGGCTGATTTTGTTAGTACCGCTGACACCCGTACAGAAAAAATTCTGATCAAGGAACTGACCAAGGCACGTCCGGAAATTGGTTTCCTGCTGGAAGAGGGCGGGGAGATCAAAGGCGAAGATGAAACCAAACGCTGGATCATCGACCCGCTGGATGGCACAACAAACTTCCTTCACGGTATTCCGCATTTCGCCATTTCCATTGCGTTGGAAGAGCGCGGCGAAATTATAGCCGGCATGGTTTATAACCCGATCACAGATGAGAACTTCTGGGCAGAAAAAGGCCAGGGTGCCTTTTTGAATGGTCGTCGCCTGCGTGTGGCGGGACGACGCAATATGGAAGATGCCGTCTATGCTACAGGTATTCCGTTTCGTGGTCGCGGCGATCATGGCCGTTTCCTAAACGAGTTGGAAGCCATCATGAAGGTGTCAGCCGGTGTGCGCCGTTTTGGGGCGGCTTCTCTGGATTTGGCTTTCGTTGCAGCGGGGCGTTATGACGGTTTTTGGGAAACAGGCTTGGCTGCATGGGATATTGCAGCGGGTATTTTGTTGGTGAAAGAAGCGGGTGGTTTTGTTTCTGAATTTGATGCCCGTCAGAAGATGCTGCAATCCGGTGACGTTGTTTGCGGGAATGAATTCCAACATAACCTGTTGTTAAAAGTGTTCCGCGATGCGCGCAAACGCGCCTAA
- a CDS encoding methyl-accepting chemotaxis protein — protein MLTKNDTLDITHDADAQELLTHWYGLGETQKKALLAMVQELQQLSELSESSIQGMTAKFLEMASLAENQSRRMDEFAHASSKITIDDEEISIADAFATLEQNLSIVVEKILQLSQHGIQMSYTLQDLGTYVDEVHALMSEIQGVTKQTNFLAINAKIEAQRAGAAGKGFNVVANEVRLLSQSIDKISTNINAKMNQIFDSVTKSQSSMEALTTMDMSENLMVKDRLEQISHGLLEKNRSTERLLNVSAQETHQFAENINQVITDMQFQDRATQSMTGVLAAMDVMVRLINEYQQECHHALKGMVNGQEGVEMVGKIADSLNIGPRRKGFVEAAYQGRYEDYVADVNAAETQSEQGNEEEVELF, from the coding sequence ATGCTGACAAAAAACGATACACTTGATATTACCCATGATGCAGATGCGCAGGAGCTGCTCACCCATTGGTACGGTTTGGGGGAGACGCAAAAAAAGGCGCTTCTGGCGATGGTGCAGGAGCTGCAACAGCTTTCTGAACTTTCTGAATCCAGCATTCAGGGCATGACGGCTAAGTTTCTTGAAATGGCAAGTCTGGCAGAAAACCAATCGCGTCGCATGGATGAATTTGCCCATGCCTCTTCTAAAATTACCATTGATGACGAAGAAATTTCCATTGCAGATGCGTTTGCCACGTTGGAACAGAATCTTTCCATTGTTGTGGAAAAGATCCTTCAATTGTCCCAACATGGGATACAGATGTCCTATACGCTACAGGATTTGGGTACTTATGTGGATGAAGTCCATGCGTTGATGAGTGAAATTCAAGGCGTGACCAAGCAGACAAATTTTTTAGCGATCAATGCCAAAATTGAGGCCCAACGGGCCGGGGCGGCAGGCAAAGGTTTTAATGTAGTGGCAAATGAGGTTCGCCTGCTTTCCCAATCTATCGACAAGATTTCGACCAACATCAATGCCAAGATGAACCAGATTTTTGACAGTGTGACGAAAAGCCAGTCTTCCATGGAGGCACTGACCACTATGGATATGTCGGAAAACCTGATGGTTAAAGATCGCTTGGAGCAGATTTCCCATGGACTGCTTGAAAAGAACAGAAGTACGGAACGTTTGTTGAATGTGTCGGCGCAGGAAACCCACCAATTTGCGGAAAATATCAACCAGGTCATTACAGATATGCAGTTTCAGGACCGTGCAACCCAATCCATGACCGGGGTTTTAGCGGCAATGGATGTGATGGTGCGTTTGATCAATGAATATCAGCAAGAATGTCATCATGCCCTGAAAGGTATGGTGAATGGGCAGGAAGGTGTCGAAATGGTCGGGAAAATTGCCGATAGCCTGAATATTGGCCCCCGTCGCAAAGGTTTTGTCGAAGCTGCTTATCAGGGGCGTTACGAGGACTATGTGGCGGACGTCAATGCTGCTGAAACCCAAAGCGAACAGGGCAATGAAGAAGAGGTCGAACTGTTTTGA
- the mutT gene encoding 8-oxo-dGTP diphosphatase MutT, with amino-acid sequence MMDGDEMGCYGQQVTKSGLKTVYVSAVAMVDMDGRVLMAQRPEGKSMAGLWEFPGGKVEEGETPEATLVRELHEELGIDITESCLAPFTFASHSYDDFHLFMPLYLCRVWKGEPHGKEGQKLKWVYPHKMSELPMPGADVPLIAMLRDFLS; translated from the coding sequence ATGATGGATGGGGATGAAATGGGATGCTACGGCCAGCAGGTAACGAAATCTGGCCTTAAAACTGTTTATGTGTCTGCTGTTGCCATGGTCGATATGGATGGGCGTGTGTTGATGGCACAACGCCCGGAAGGTAAATCTATGGCGGGCTTATGGGAATTCCCCGGTGGCAAGGTGGAAGAAGGCGAAACCCCGGAAGCCACCCTGGTGCGAGAACTTCATGAAGAACTCGGCATTGATATTACGGAAAGCTGCTTGGCCCCTTTTACCTTTGCCTCACATTCCTATGATGACTTTCACCTGTTTATGCCACTGTATCTTTGCCGCGTATGGAAAGGAGAGCCCCATGGCAAGGAAGGTCAAAAGCTGAAATGGGTCTATCCGCATAAGATGAGTGAATTGCCTATGCCGGGGGCAGATGTCCCCTTGATCGCAATGTTGCGTGATTTCTTGTCGTAA
- the argJ gene encoding bifunctional glutamate N-acetyltransferase/amino-acid acetyltransferase ArgJ, whose translation MTDISPLAPEKFPDVAPVEGVHFATRGVGVKYEGRTDLMVATLDDGSNIAGVFTKSLTCSAPVDACRVALQEGKGKGRLIIVNSGNANAFTGKKGSASVERIVAAAAKSFDCGEHEIFTASTGVIGEELPDAKITGALEEMKAELGQASFEDVAKAIMTTDTYPKGASKSVKIGDVDVTISGVAKGSGMIAPDMATMLSFVFTDAAIAPDVLQGLLKETTDKSFNAITVDSDTSTSDTVLLAATGKAGHGEITSLNDPLLKEFKQAFEEVMIDLAQQIVRDGEGASKFVSITVDGAETDGAAKRIAMAIANSPLVKTAIAGEDANWGRIVMAVGKAGEKADRDKLEISIGGVLIAGEGEAVEGYDEGPVAAHMKGDNIDVRVNVGIASGQATVWTCDLTHGYITINADYRS comes from the coding sequence ATGACAGACATTTCCCCATTGGCTCCTGAAAAATTCCCCGATGTTGCCCCGGTTGAGGGGGTGCATTTTGCAACGCGCGGCGTTGGTGTGAAATATGAAGGCCGCACAGATTTGATGGTCGCCACCCTTGATGATGGTAGCAATATCGCAGGTGTTTTTACCAAGTCGCTGACTTGTTCTGCCCCTGTGGATGCCTGTCGGGTTGCCTTACAAGAAGGGAAGGGTAAGGGGCGTCTGATTATTGTGAATTCCGGCAATGCCAATGCCTTTACCGGGAAAAAGGGATCGGCCTCGGTTGAACGGATTGTTGCCGCAGCAGCCAAATCTTTTGACTGTGGTGAACACGAAATTTTCACCGCTTCCACCGGGGTGATTGGCGAAGAACTACCGGATGCGAAAATTACCGGTGCTCTTGAGGAGATGAAGGCGGAATTGGGCCAAGCTTCTTTTGAAGATGTGGCCAAAGCCATCATGACGACCGATACCTACCCGAAAGGGGCGTCCAAAAGCGTCAAGATTGGCGATGTCGACGTGACGATTTCAGGTGTGGCGAAAGGTTCTGGCATGATTGCGCCGGATATGGCGACGATGTTGTCTTTTGTCTTTACCGATGCAGCTATTGCCCCGGATGTGCTGCAAGGGCTGTTAAAAGAAACGACCGATAAATCCTTTAACGCCATTACGGTGGATAGTGATACTTCAACCAGTGATACGGTTTTATTGGCCGCAACAGGCAAGGCGGGGCATGGGGAAATCACCAGCCTGAACGATCCTCTATTAAAGGAATTCAAGCAAGCGTTTGAGGAGGTCATGATTGATCTCGCCCAGCAGATCGTGCGCGATGGGGAAGGGGCAAGCAAGTTTGTTTCCATTACAGTGGACGGGGCTGAAACCGATGGAGCAGCCAAGCGCATTGCTATGGCAATTGCCAATTCCCCATTGGTGAAAACGGCCATTGCCGGGGAAGATGCCAACTGGGGCCGTATTGTTATGGCCGTGGGCAAGGCTGGTGAAAAGGCAGATCGCGACAAGTTGGAAATTTCCATCGGTGGGGTGTTGATTGCCGGTGAGGGCGAGGCCGTTGAAGGGTATGACGAAGGCCCGGTTGCCGCCCATATGAAGGGTGATAATATTGATGTGCGGGTCAATGTCGGGATTGCTTCCGGTCAGGCCACGGTTTGGACCTGTGATTTGACCCATGGCTATATCACGATTAATGCGGATTATCGCTCATGA
- a CDS encoding peptidylprolyl isomerase, which produces MLKTTFRGLALAGALALSLPALADDHQKDRVVATVNGANIFYSELIEAQKAMGGQAQAMPLEMIQSMLINSIADRKLVAAAARMNGVHKTEDFKKRMMSIEEHVLQREHLTKFAEAKMTDKAVKAEYDKMVKDFTPQMEVHARHILVEKKEEADAVIKELKGGADFVELAKTKSTGPSGPNGGDLGFFGKGMMVPEFEAAAFSLKKGEFTKEAVKTQFGFHVIKVEETRQSKAPSLEESEEQIKGKIANEAVKTYVDSLRKKAEIKLFDADGKEIKQDK; this is translated from the coding sequence ATGTTGAAAACAACATTCCGTGGTTTGGCATTGGCTGGCGCACTGGCACTTTCACTTCCGGCTTTGGCTGATGACCATCAAAAAGACCGTGTGGTTGCCACTGTGAACGGGGCGAACATCTTTTATTCAGAGCTGATCGAAGCGCAAAAAGCTATGGGTGGTCAGGCTCAGGCCATGCCGCTTGAAATGATCCAAAGCATGCTGATCAATTCCATTGCTGATCGTAAACTGGTGGCTGCTGCTGCGCGTATGAACGGCGTGCATAAAACAGAAGATTTCAAAAAGCGCATGATGAGCATCGAAGAACATGTACTCCAGCGTGAACATCTGACCAAATTTGCCGAAGCCAAGATGACGGATAAGGCTGTTAAGGCGGAATATGATAAAATGGTCAAAGACTTCACCCCGCAAATGGAAGTCCATGCCCGTCACATTTTGGTTGAGAAAAAAGAAGAAGCCGATGCGGTGATCAAAGAGCTTAAAGGCGGTGCAGACTTTGTTGAGCTGGCAAAGACGAAATCCACAGGCCCGTCTGGCCCCAATGGTGGTGATCTTGGGTTCTTTGGCAAAGGCATGATGGTGCCGGAATTTGAAGCAGCAGCCTTTTCTCTGAAAAAAGGGGAATTCACCAAAGAAGCGGTGAAAACCCAGTTTGGCTTCCACGTGATCAAGGTTGAAGAGACACGTCAGTCCAAAGCACCGAGCCTGGAAGAGTCTGAAGAGCAGATCAAGGGTAAAATTGCCAATGAAGCTGTGAAGACTTATGTGGATAGCTTGCGCAAAAAAGCGGAAATCAAGCTGTTTGATGCAGACGGTAAAGAAATTAAACAAGACAAATAA
- the secA gene encoding preprotein translocase subunit SecA translates to MFGAIARKLFGTANERYIKGLQKYVDGINALESELEPLSDDDLRARTDWLRTRVADGETLDDVLVDAFATVREAAKRAIGLRHYDVQLLGGIVLHRGQIAEMATGEGKTLVATLAAYLNALEGKGVHVVTVNDYLAKRDSDWMGKVYNFLGMSTSCILNSMDDVQRQEAYACDITYATNNELGFDYLRDNMKFTLETMVQRPFNFAIVDEVDSILIDEARTPLIISGPSDDSSELYGAVDSIIPHLSEDDYEKDEKVKSVALSEKGVETAEELLRQAGLLESGGLYDLGNVSLLHHVNSALRAHHIFTNGVDYLVKDGKVMIVDEFTGRVMDGRRYSDGLHQALEAKENVTVQQENQTLASVTFQNYFRLYPKLSGMTGTAMTEAGEFAEIYKLEVVDMPTNRVISRKDFDDEVYRTRGEKINAIVQQIEDCVKRKQPILVGTVSIEQSEELARALKKKKIKHEVLNAKQHEREAYIVAQAGVPGAVTIATNMAGRGTDIQLGGNLDMRVSTELGENPTDDQIEKIREEIATDKQVALDAGGLYVLGTERHESRRIDNQLRGRSGRQGDVGASKFYLSLEDDLMRIFGSERMDSMLTKLGLEEGEAIVHPWINKALEKAQQKVEARNFDMRKQLLKFDDVMNDQRKVIFEQRREMMSTDDVSETISDMRYEVIDTIVDKCIPEKAYAEQWDTDSLHEEVLRVFNLDLPLQDWAKEEGVADEEIRKRIIDEVDRKMAAKVANYGEEVWRSVEKSVLLQLLDTIWKEHLLALDHLRQGIGLRAYAQRDPLNEYKAEAFNLFEEMISILRDRVITLLAHVELQVGSAEEELEAYNQHDDQVMSESRTDPAMAGQQDDTPEYGSATPRSNKPADHIDPNDPSTWGKVSRNAPCPCGSGKKFKHCHG, encoded by the coding sequence ATGTTTGGCGCTATTGCCCGTAAGCTTTTCGGCACTGCTAACGAACGCTATATTAAAGGTCTGCAAAAATACGTTGATGGCATCAACGCACTTGAAAGCGAACTTGAACCTTTAAGCGATGACGATCTGCGTGCGCGCACAGACTGGCTGCGCACACGTGTAGCTGATGGTGAAACCCTTGATGACGTTCTGGTCGATGCCTTCGCCACTGTACGCGAAGCCGCCAAGCGCGCCATTGGCCTGCGCCATTATGATGTGCAGCTGCTTGGTGGTATTGTGCTTCATCGCGGCCAGATCGCTGAAATGGCAACGGGTGAAGGTAAAACACTGGTTGCCACACTGGCCGCTTACCTCAACGCCCTTGAAGGCAAAGGTGTGCATGTGGTCACCGTCAACGACTATCTCGCCAAACGTGACAGCGACTGGATGGGCAAGGTTTATAACTTCCTGGGCATGAGCACATCCTGCATCCTCAATTCCATGGATGATGTGCAGCGCCAGGAAGCCTACGCCTGTGACATTACCTATGCCACCAACAACGAACTGGGCTTTGACTATCTGCGTGATAATATGAAATTCACGCTGGAAACCATGGTTCAGCGCCCGTTCAACTTCGCCATCGTCGATGAAGTCGACTCCATTTTGATTGACGAAGCGCGGACACCGCTGATTATTTCCGGCCCCTCTGATGACAGTTCCGAACTGTATGGTGCGGTGGACAGCATTATCCCGCATCTGAGTGAAGATGATTATGAAAAGGACGAAAAGGTTAAATCCGTCGCCTTGTCTGAAAAAGGTGTGGAAACAGCCGAAGAACTGCTGCGCCAAGCCGGCCTGCTGGAAAGCGGTGGCCTCTATGATCTGGGTAATGTGTCCTTGCTGCACCATGTAAACTCTGCCCTTCGTGCGCACCACATCTTCACCAACGGGGTGGATTATCTGGTGAAAGATGGCAAAGTCATGATCGTTGATGAATTCACTGGCCGTGTTATGGATGGGCGTCGTTATTCCGATGGTCTGCACCAGGCACTGGAAGCCAAAGAAAACGTAACAGTTCAACAGGAAAATCAGACACTGGCGTCTGTGACCTTCCAGAATTATTTCCGCCTTTATCCGAAACTGTCCGGCATGACCGGTACAGCCATGACCGAGGCAGGCGAATTTGCCGAGATTTACAAGCTGGAAGTGGTCGACATGCCGACCAACCGCGTGATCTCGCGGAAAGATTTCGATGATGAAGTCTATCGCACACGTGGCGAAAAGATTAACGCCATCGTCCAACAAATTGAAGATTGTGTGAAACGCAAACAACCAATCCTTGTCGGTACGGTTTCGATTGAACAATCCGAAGAACTGGCCCGTGCGCTGAAAAAGAAAAAAATCAAGCACGAAGTCCTCAACGCCAAACAGCATGAGCGCGAAGCCTATATTGTTGCTCAGGCTGGTGTACCGGGTGCGGTCACGATCGCTACCAACATGGCAGGCCGTGGGACGGATATTCAGCTGGGTGGTAACTTGGACATGCGGGTCAGCACGGAACTGGGTGAAAACCCGACTGATGATCAAATCGAAAAAATCCGTGAAGAAATCGCAACTGACAAGCAAGTCGCACTGGATGCGGGTGGTCTTTATGTTCTGGGTACAGAACGTCACGAAAGCCGCCGTATTGATAACCAGCTGCGTGGCCGTTCTGGTCGTCAGGGTGATGTGGGTGCGTCTAAATTCTACCTGTCACTTGAAGATGACCTGATGCGCATCTTTGGCTCAGAACGTATGGACAGCATGTTGACCAAGCTGGGTCTTGAAGAAGGCGAAGCCATCGTTCACCCTTGGATCAATAAAGCCCTGGAAAAAGCCCAGCAGAAAGTGGAAGCGCGTAACTTTGATATGCGTAAGCAGCTGCTGAAATTTGACGATGTGATGAATGACCAGCGTAAGGTGATCTTTGAACAGCGCCGTGAAATGATGTCCACAGATGATGTGTCTGAGACCATTTCCGACATGCGCTATGAAGTGATCGACACCATCGTTGATAAATGTATCCCGGAAAAAGCGTACGCAGAACAATGGGATACCGATAGTTTACATGAAGAAGTCTTACGCGTCTTTAACCTTGACCTGCCATTACAGGATTGGGCGAAAGAAGAAGGCGTGGCCGATGAAGAAATTCGCAAACGCATCATTGACGAAGTTGACCGTAAAATGGCCGCCAAGGTTGCCAATTATGGGGAAGAAGTCTGGCGTTCTGTTGAAAAATCCGTTCTGCTGCAACTGCTCGACACCATCTGGAAAGAACACCTGCTGGCACTGGACCATCTGCGCCAAGGCATTGGCCTGCGTGCCTATGCCCAGCGTGATCCGCTGAACGAATATAAAGCTGAAGCGTTCAACCTGTTTGAAGAAATGATCTCCATCCTGCGTGATCGTGTCATTACTCTTCTGGCCCATGTGGAACTGCAAGTCGGTTCTGCCGAAGAAGAGTTGGAAGCTTACAACCAGCATGATGATCAGGTCATGTCTGAAAGCCGTACAGACCCAGCAATGGCAGGTCAACAAGATGACACGCCGGAATATGGTTCTGCCACACCGCGCAGCAACAAGCCGGCTGATCACATTGATCCCAACGATCCCAGCACATGGGGCAAAGTCTCACGTAATGCCCCCTGCCCGTGTGGCTCTGGCAAAAAATTCAAACATTGCCATGGCTAA
- a CDS encoding cytochrome c, which yields MAKKTALFCLLSALLCSPLQSKAHEHEETGEALYLKYCAPCHGTDGSGNGKEGIRLSPPPADLRLAMGEQIISDEYLMWTIREGGQNIHTDMPSFEESSALTQREAYKIIRYLWDAFK from the coding sequence ATGGCTAAGAAAACCGCTCTTTTCTGTCTTTTAAGCGCTTTACTCTGTAGCCCCCTGCAAAGTAAAGCGCATGAGCATGAAGAAACGGGTGAGGCCCTCTATCTCAAATATTGCGCACCCTGTCATGGAACGGATGGGTCAGGAAATGGAAAAGAGGGTATCCGGCTTTCACCGCCACCTGCGGACTTACGCCTTGCCATGGGCGAACAGATTATTTCAGATGAATATCTGATGTGGACCATCCGTGAAGGTGGGCAAAACATCCACACCGACATGCCCTCTTTCGAAGAAAGCAGCGCACTTACCCAGCGCGAAGCTTACAAGATTATTCGTTATCTTTGGGATGCGTTTAAGTAA
- a CDS encoding amino acid ABC transporter substrate-binding protein — protein MRFLVAGLFVFLSFSVLKAEAATLDDVLERGHVTCGVDEQHFGFAFLNELGTWQGFEVDFCRALAVTIFNDPSKAQFIPLNAQTRFTALQRRQIDILLRSTTWTFTRDSSYGIDYPGVTFYDQLGILAHKSIGVSSLDEVKQGSLCVAAGTTTLETVREYGEVSGKDITIKMFNSREGLNNFFFSGQCDLYAADQSALTAIVATSAPNPKDYVFLKTSLSKEPLGPVVRDDDGEWYDIVKWLVYGLIEAEERGITKANVEDMQKKNSQVVRFMLGVDEGIGKPLRLRESWLLDTIKTLGNYGEFFERNLGQGSSLKMERGLNALWKDGGMMYAMPIR, from the coding sequence ATGCGGTTCTTGGTTGCGGGATTATTTGTTTTTCTGTCTTTTTCAGTTTTAAAAGCAGAAGCGGCGACGCTGGATGATGTGCTGGAACGCGGCCATGTGACTTGTGGGGTGGATGAACAGCATTTTGGTTTTGCTTTTTTAAATGAATTGGGAACCTGGCAAGGGTTTGAAGTGGATTTTTGCCGTGCCTTGGCTGTCACGATTTTCAATGATCCAAGCAAGGCGCAGTTTATTCCCCTTAATGCCCAAACACGTTTTACAGCCTTGCAACGCAGGCAGATTGATATTTTGTTGCGTTCCACCACCTGGACTTTCACTCGTGATAGCTCTTATGGCATTGATTACCCCGGTGTGACATTTTATGATCAACTGGGAATTCTCGCCCATAAATCTATTGGTGTTTCCTCTCTTGATGAGGTGAAACAGGGCTCGCTGTGTGTTGCGGCGGGCACGACAACATTGGAAACGGTACGTGAATATGGCGAAGTCAGTGGCAAGGATATCACCATTAAAATGTTTAATTCTCGCGAAGGATTAAACAACTTTTTCTTTTCAGGCCAGTGTGATCTCTATGCCGCCGACCAGTCGGCTTTAACCGCGATTGTGGCAACCAGTGCTCCCAACCCTAAAGATTATGTATTTCTCAAGACATCCTTGTCCAAAGAGCCGTTGGGGCCTGTGGTACGTGATGATGACGGTGAATGGTATGATATCGTCAAATGGCTGGTTTATGGCCTGATTGAGGCTGAAGAGCGTGGCATTACAAAAGCCAACGTGGAAGATATGCAAAAGAAAAATAGCCAGGTTGTACGTTTTATGCTGGGGGTGGATGAAGGCATTGGCAAGCCGTTGCGCCTGCGTGAAAGCTGGTTACTTGATACCATCAAGACATTGGGGAATTATGGAGAGTTCTTTGAACGCAATCTTGGTCAGGGCAGCAGTTTGAAAATGGAACGCGGCCTTAATGCCTTGTGGAAAGATGGCGGCATGATGTATGCCATGCCAATCCGTTAG
- a CDS encoding DUF1330 domain-containing protein: MPAAKVYSIVDVEILDPALFQKYVDGHQKTLEPFGGRFLVAGGNFDVIEGDWTPKTVVIHEWPNREAFQKWYNSDDYTPWKQIRHQAAKANVIVVDGL, from the coding sequence ATGCCTGCTGCAAAAGTATATTCTATCGTCGATGTTGAAATTCTTGATCCGGCTCTTTTTCAAAAATACGTCGATGGACATCAAAAAACACTTGAACCATTTGGTGGACGTTTTCTGGTTGCTGGTGGTAATTTTGATGTCATTGAAGGCGACTGGACCCCAAAAACAGTTGTCATTCATGAATGGCCAAACCGTGAGGCTTTTCAAAAATGGTATAATTCTGACGACTATACCCCCTGGAAACAAATCCGCCACCAGGCCGCAAAGGCAAATGTCATAGTGGTTGATGGCCTGTAA
- the murA gene encoding UDP-N-acetylglucosamine 1-carboxyvinyltransferase: MDRIHIRGGQSLRGSIHIGGAKNAALPLMAASLLSEETLTLSNLPHLVDITTMTHLLAELGVEVGMNGHNPNGGHIGRVFELTAHDVGRTVAPYDVVRRMRASVLVLGPLLARYGKGKVSLPGGCAIGTRPVDIHLSALEQMGAQIELKEGYIVAEAPKGLQSAHITFPMVSVGATENLLMAATLAKGETVLSNSAREPEITDLANCLVAMGAQIEGIGSDTLRIQGVEKLHGAEYSVLPDRIETGSYAVAAAVTQGDLTLLGTRMELIESVAEVMAKCGVNFEEVENGIRVWTDGPIKGVDVMTEPFPAFPTDMQAQFMVMMAVSNGASMITESIFENRFMHVPELNRMGADINVHGRSAIVRGVERLSGAPVMATDLRASMSLVLAGLAAEGETIVNRVYHLDRGYEALEQKLSACGAIIEREKGAPAE, translated from the coding sequence ATGGACAGAATCCACATTCGCGGCGGACAGAGCCTGCGAGGGTCCATTCACATTGGCGGCGCGAAAAACGCAGCCCTGCCCCTGATGGCCGCCAGCCTGCTGTCTGAAGAAACACTGACCCTTTCCAACCTGCCCCATCTGGTGGATATCACCACCATGACTCACCTGTTGGCAGAACTGGGTGTGGAAGTCGGCATGAACGGCCATAACCCCAATGGCGGGCATATTGGTCGTGTCTTTGAACTCACCGCCCATGATGTGGGACGCACGGTTGCCCCTTATGATGTGGTGCGCCGCATGCGTGCTTCTGTCCTCGTGCTTGGTCCATTGCTCGCGCGCTATGGCAAAGGTAAAGTCTCCCTGCCCGGTGGTTGCGCTATTGGTACACGCCCGGTGGATATTCACCTGTCTGCACTGGAACAAATGGGTGCACAGATTGAACTGAAAGAAGGTTACATTGTGGCCGAGGCCCCCAAAGGCTTGCAGAGTGCCCATATCACCTTCCCTATGGTGTCCGTTGGTGCCACAGAAAACCTGTTGATGGCGGCAACACTGGCCAAGGGTGAAACCGTACTATCCAATTCCGCGCGCGAACCTGAAATTACCGATCTTGCCAATTGCTTGGTCGCCATGGGCGCACAGATTGAAGGCATCGGCAGCGATACATTGCGCATTCAAGGGGTGGAAAAACTCCATGGTGCGGAATATTCCGTTCTGCCAGATCGCATTGAAACCGGTTCTTACGCTGTCGCAGCCGCAGTGACCCAGGGTGATTTAACCCTGCTTGGCACCCGTATGGAGCTGATTGAGTCCGTTGCCGAAGTCATGGCGAAATGCGGTGTAAACTTTGAAGAAGTTGAAAACGGCATTCGTGTCTGGACAGACGGTCCGATCAAGGGTGTGGATGTGATGACCGAACCATTCCCCGCCTTCCCAACAGATATGCAAGCACAATTCATGGTGATGATGGCCGTGTCCAACGGGGCCTCCATGATCACAGAATCGATTTTTGAAAACCGTTTCATGCATGTGCCTGAACTGAACCGTATGGGCGCAGATATTAACGTCCATGGTCGTTCTGCCATCGTGCGCGGCGTTGAAAGGCTGTCTGGTGCGCCTGTTATGGCGACAGATTTACGTGCCTCCATGTCATTGGTCTTGGCAGGGCTTGCAGCCGAAGGTGAAACCATAGTAAACCGCGTCTATCATTTGGACCGCGGTTATGAAGCCTTGGAACAAAAATTATCAGCCTGTGGGGCGATCATTGAGCGCGAAAAAGGCGCCCCTGCAGAATAA